The following are encoded together in the Sphaerodactylus townsendi isolate TG3544 linkage group LG14, MPM_Stown_v2.3, whole genome shotgun sequence genome:
- the CD93 gene encoding complement component C1q receptor has translation MAILLPAALLGLLLGLLARQLGQAAEAVCSGSTCYTLHWGRLSWMEAHSKCQDNGGNLATLKSLEEDQLVGQLLAAIPARGGGPEAEVRLWIGLQREKGKCYQKHRPLKGFTWVAGDQETDYSNWGQEPQETCTAQRCVTLQGSPFLPQGLAWVDGRCSRSAQGEAGYLCKFSFQGMCRPLALAGPGTVQYTTPFGIATASLRVVPFGSTAEVACGAPGAEADDAFLVCKMQANSNAFEWSSQGPLCASPSHGCGYSNGGCEHECLELGGDRFQCACHAGYQLGGDHLSCIPVDYCSSNPCQGQCLPHTGGFDCLCPLGYTLAADGRNCVDVDECSAPQDSCKQICINTVGSFKCLCLPGYKLAEAGGRTCQDVDECAAVTPCAQLCVNTHGSFLCSCQPGYQLEGINSPSCLDVDECREEPCEHMCKNLPGSYRCFCQPGWRLDPNGISCILDATPGTSSPPVQGEWGDPVEIRPGSEPPVLLSDSPVQKEPEGVFVSQGTTFQPEVLSRPLDAEDQAEDNSAGKKPGSSKQRLYYIFGGVAAVLVLLACVLILVTCRKMEAKKAKNKAKNVADNYSWVPDQREAGAGSNEYL, from the coding sequence ATGGCGATCCTCCTCCCGGCCGCCTTGCTCGGGCTGCTGTTGGGGCTGCTTGCCCGGCAGCTGGGCCAGGCAGCGGAGGCCGTGTGCTCGGGATCTACTTGCTACACCCTGCACTGGGGGAGGCTCAGCTGGATGGAGGCTCACAGCAAGTGCCAAGACAACGGGGGGAACTTGGCGACTCTGAAGAGCCTGGAGGAAGACCAGCTGGTTGGGCAGCTGCTGGCCGCCATACCTGCACGGGGAGGTGGCCCGGAGGCAGAGGTAAGGCTGTGGATCGGGCTGCAGCGGGAGAAAGGCAAATGCTACCAGAAGCATCGGCCTCTGAAGGGCTTCACCTGGGTAGCCGGAGACCAAGAGACGGACTACTCGAACTGGGGCCAGGAGCCGCAGGAAACGTGCACGGCTCAGCGCTGCGTGACCCTCCAGGGCTCTCCCTTCCTGCCCCAGGGCCTGGCCTGGGTGGACGGCCGCTGCAGCCGCTCGGCTCAGGGGGAGGCCGGCTACTTGTGCAAATTCAGCTTCCAGGGGATGTGCCGCCCGCTCGCGTTGGCTGGGCCAGGTACCGTCCAGTATACCACCCCCTTTGGCATCGCCACGGCTTCCCTGCGAGTTGTGCCCTTTGGCTCCACGGCTGAAGTGGCCTGCGGAGCGCCGGGGGCAGAGGCGGACGATGCCTTCCTCGTGTGCAAGATGCAAGCGAACAGCAACGCCTTTGAgtggagcagccagggccctctGTGTGCATCACCCAGCCACGGCTGCGGTTACAGCAATGGAGGCTGCGAGCATGAGTGCCTGGAACTGGGCGGGGACCGCTTTCAGTGCGCCTGCCACGCAGGATACCAACTTGGAGGGGACCACCTTTCCTGCATCCCCGTGGACTACTGCAGCTCCAATCCATGCCAGGGGCAGTGTCTGCCACACACTGGGGGCTTTGACTGTCTTTGTCCTCTGGGTTACACGCTGGCTGCTGACGGCCGGAACTGCGTAGACGTGGACGAATGCAGCGCGCCCCAAGATTCTTGCAAGCAGATCTGCATCAACACTGTGGGCAGCTTCAAGTGTCTCTGTCTCCCGGGCTACAAGCTGGCCGAGGCTGGTGGGCGGACATGCCAGGACGTTGACGAATGTGCCGCAGTCACCCCATGCGCCCAGCTTTGTGTAAACACTCACGGCTCCTTCCTCTGCTCCTGCCAGCCAGGCTACCAGTTGGAGGGCATCAATAGCCCTTCTTGCCTAGATGTGGATGAATGCCGAGAGGAGCCGTGCGAGCATATGTGCAAGAACCTCCCGGGCAGCTACCGATGCTTCTGCCAGCCGGGTTGGAGGCTAGATCCCAATGGGATCTCTTGCATCTTGGATGCCACCCCCGGCACTTCTTCCCCGCCTGTCCAGGGAGAATGGGGGGATCCAGTGGAAATCCGTCCTGGTTCCGAGCCACCAGTCCTGCTGTCTGACTCTCCCGTCCAAAAAGAACCAGAAGGAGTCTTTGTATCACAGGGTACCACTTTTCAACCAGAGGTACTCAGCAGGCCGCTAGATGCTGAGGATCAGGCTGAAGATAACAGTGCAGGAAAGAAACCGGGCAGCTCCAAGCAACGCCTGTATTATATCTTTGGTGGTGTTGCGGCCGTTCTGGTACTGCTGGCTTGTGTTCTAATTCTGGTCACCTGCAGAAAAATGGAGGCCAAGAAAGCCAAAAATAAAGCGAAGAATGTGGCTGACAATTACTCTTGGGTGCCAGATCAGCGAGAGGCCGGGGCAGGAAGCAACGAGTACCTGTAA